One Novipirellula artificiosorum DNA segment encodes these proteins:
- a CDS encoding sialidase family protein, translating into MMNHPHRFGIRENSLRVASCFIACCVLVGAAQATEPFFEKSVLFEEQTDGFVLYRIPGIVVTAKGTVLAYCEARKFSIADRGEIEVHLRRSNDGGKTFAPPVQVAHLGPRLPRNPVLPPGKEAKDMGGPNEQTVNNPVAIATRSGRVHLIYCVEYMRCFSIHSDDDGQTWSSPIEITSALNSFREHIDWQAIATGPGHGIELSNGRLIVPVWISDYRLSGRTGKAAATIYSDDGGTTWHAGNPAIPTGGEANVVERSDGSVMLTARNGDSRNRRLVAFSSDGYSDWSAPRIADELKEPGCMAGVTKHSIDQDAPYKLLFSNAQTTKRKHSARRNLTIHLSRDDGITWPIQRTIEPGPSAYSDLAVLPNGTILCFYESGVAKPKIERTRDWAYANLSLARFNLAWVKGKP; encoded by the coding sequence ATGATGAACCATCCGCATCGGTTTGGTATCCGCGAGAATTCTCTCCGGGTTGCCTCCTGCTTCATCGCTTGCTGCGTGTTGGTTGGTGCAGCTCAAGCAACCGAGCCCTTCTTCGAGAAGTCGGTACTTTTCGAGGAGCAGACCGACGGATTCGTGCTCTATCGAATACCAGGCATTGTGGTGACGGCCAAGGGTACGGTCTTGGCATACTGTGAAGCCAGGAAGTTCAGCATCGCGGATCGTGGGGAGATCGAAGTTCATCTTCGGCGAAGCAACGATGGCGGCAAGACATTTGCTCCACCCGTGCAAGTTGCTCACTTGGGACCTCGCCTACCCAGGAATCCAGTGCTTCCTCCGGGAAAGGAAGCGAAGGACATGGGCGGACCGAATGAGCAAACGGTTAACAATCCAGTCGCCATTGCCACACGCTCAGGACGGGTGCATCTGATCTATTGTGTTGAGTACATGCGATGCTTCTCGATTCACAGTGACGACGATGGGCAAACGTGGTCGTCTCCAATCGAAATCACGTCAGCTCTTAACTCGTTCCGTGAACACATCGACTGGCAGGCGATTGCGACCGGGCCTGGGCATGGGATCGAGTTGTCGAATGGTCGACTGATTGTTCCGGTTTGGATATCCGATTATCGATTGTCCGGTAGAACCGGCAAGGCAGCGGCGACCATATATAGTGACGACGGCGGTACGACGTGGCATGCGGGCAACCCAGCCATTCCGACAGGTGGCGAAGCGAACGTTGTGGAACGATCCGATGGCAGTGTGATGCTGACGGCGAGAAACGGGGATTCACGTAATCGTCGCCTGGTCGCCTTCAGTTCGGACGGCTACAGCGACTGGTCCGCGCCTCGGATCGCGGATGAACTCAAAGAACCGGGATGCATGGCGGGCGTGACGAAGCACTCGATTGACCAGGATGCGCCCTACAAGCTCTTGTTCTCGAACGCGCAGACGACGAAACGCAAGCACTCGGCAAGGCGCAACCTGACGATTCATCTGAGTCGCGACGACGGAATCACTTGGCCGATCCAGCGTACGATCGAACCCGGCCCGAGCGCCTACTCCGATCTCGCTGTTTTGCCCAACGGAACAATTCTCTGCTTCTACGAATCGGGCGTTGCTAAGCCCAAGATCGAGCGAACAAGAGACTGGGCCTACGCCAACCTCTCATTGGCTCGCTTCAATCTCGCATGGGTGAAGGGGAAACCATGA
- a CDS encoding sulfatase, translating to MNRLFGELVKRFGGCQMSRSKVLTICMAFACFADATVAQTPVSTEPERPNILFIAIDDLRPALGCYGDPLAKSPNIDQFAKSARRFNRAYVQQAVCGPSRTSLLTGLLPDHTRVWHNRNRFRETHPDHVTLPQLFKQDGYRTLGFGKIFSGNEKELDPVSWSEPETLKRKGWKNYVLPHNQGKEKKQAAYEVADVADDAYPDGKLADVAVKTLENLKKDGGPFFLAVGFFKPHLPFNAPKKYWDLHDRAAFELPEGIREPVRLSPKIALHSHRELGGYKGVPKDEDLDVEQSRQLRHGYYACVSYVDAQVGKVLGALKRLGLEQNTIVVIWGDHGFALGETNRWCKATNFELDTRVPLLIRTPNLAQPGSATDSLVEMVDLYPTLAAVAGLGAPADLDGRSFSPILKDPQAPGRDTVLSQFNRPWTSTTPEVMGYSIRTENARYTRWIDWQSRETIAEELYDYSGPQNATLHAGHLIEQQNIAASHPDLLQRMNDQMDGLLASRRKVARE from the coding sequence ATGAATCGACTATTTGGGGAACTCGTCAAGAGGTTCGGTGGATGTCAGATGAGTCGGTCGAAAGTCTTGACCATTTGCATGGCTTTCGCCTGCTTCGCAGATGCAACGGTTGCCCAGACTCCAGTTTCTACTGAGCCGGAGCGTCCGAACATTCTGTTCATTGCGATTGATGATCTGCGCCCAGCATTGGGTTGCTACGGGGATCCTCTCGCCAAGTCGCCTAACATCGATCAGTTCGCAAAGTCCGCCAGACGATTCAATCGGGCGTATGTACAGCAGGCGGTCTGCGGGCCTTCGCGAACGTCTCTTTTGACCGGACTGTTGCCGGACCACACTCGGGTCTGGCACAACCGCAATCGGTTCCGGGAAACACATCCGGATCATGTGACGCTGCCGCAGCTATTCAAGCAAGACGGCTATCGTACACTCGGTTTCGGAAAGATCTTCAGCGGCAATGAGAAGGAGCTTGACCCGGTTTCGTGGTCGGAACCTGAAACCCTGAAACGCAAAGGGTGGAAGAACTATGTGCTACCGCACAACCAGGGCAAGGAAAAGAAGCAGGCAGCTTACGAAGTCGCTGACGTTGCAGATGACGCCTATCCCGATGGCAAACTAGCCGATGTGGCCGTCAAGACCCTTGAGAATCTAAAGAAAGACGGCGGGCCGTTCTTCCTGGCGGTTGGATTCTTCAAGCCGCATTTGCCCTTCAACGCGCCAAAAAAGTACTGGGATCTGCATGACCGAGCGGCGTTTGAACTGCCGGAGGGTATACGCGAGCCAGTTCGGCTTTCTCCCAAAATCGCCCTGCATTCTCATCGTGAACTGGGCGGTTACAAGGGCGTGCCGAAGGACGAAGATCTGGACGTCGAACAAAGTCGACAACTGCGGCACGGTTACTACGCGTGCGTGAGCTATGTCGATGCACAAGTTGGCAAAGTACTGGGTGCATTGAAGCGGCTTGGGCTCGAACAAAATACGATTGTTGTCATCTGGGGAGACCACGGGTTCGCTTTGGGTGAAACCAACCGGTGGTGCAAGGCGACGAACTTTGAACTTGATACCCGCGTGCCGTTGTTGATTCGTACACCGAATCTTGCCCAACCAGGTTCTGCCACAGACTCATTAGTGGAGATGGTCGACCTGTATCCGACCCTGGCTGCTGTAGCTGGACTGGGTGCGCCGGCGGATCTCGACGGCCGCAGTTTCTCGCCGATACTCAAAGATCCGCAGGCACCAGGCCGCGACACGGTTTTGAGCCAGTTCAATCGGCCCTGGACGAGTACGACACCCGAGGTGATGGGCTACTCAATCCGAACTGAGAATGCACGCTATACCCGATGGATCGATTGGCAGTCGCGCGAGACGATCGCAGAAGAACTCTACGATTATTCTGGGCCACAAAACGCCACGCTACATGCCGGGCACCTGATCGAACAGCAGAACATTGCAGCGAGTCACCCTGACTTGCTCCAACGCATGAACGATCAGATGGACGGTCTGCTCGCGTCACGACGAAAGGTGGCGAGGGAATGA
- a CDS encoding GntR family transcriptional regulator, protein MEPSLAEKAYTHIRGKLADGELAPGKQLVNRALADEIGVSVIPVREAINRLTSEGLVEHVPGAGAFVRKVDREQLNHLYVLRDALESCAAGEAARNITPYQLEELESLLEEAWEFSRQVASNAKKFATKRQMNLWLDNEQRFHELLVESAQNPLLARVVHEHRAIGQVFDAQRDDPRLLPAEVAEYTCAGRSDLIEALRARDHGRARQLTSEQIQRGRKQVMDHLRRKG, encoded by the coding sequence ATGGAACCGTCTCTCGCCGAGAAGGCTTACACGCATATTCGAGGTAAACTTGCCGATGGCGAGCTTGCGCCGGGAAAACAGCTCGTGAATCGCGCCCTTGCAGACGAGATTGGCGTTAGCGTCATTCCCGTTCGCGAGGCGATCAATCGGCTGACTTCTGAAGGACTTGTCGAGCATGTTCCCGGTGCCGGCGCATTCGTTCGAAAGGTGGATCGCGAGCAGCTCAATCACCTTTATGTCCTGCGGGATGCGCTGGAAAGTTGCGCGGCGGGTGAAGCGGCACGCAACATTACGCCCTATCAATTGGAGGAGCTGGAATCGCTTCTTGAAGAAGCGTGGGAATTCTCACGTCAGGTCGCTTCAAACGCAAAGAAGTTCGCCACGAAGCGGCAGATGAACTTGTGGCTGGACAATGAACAACGGTTTCACGAGTTACTGGTCGAGTCCGCCCAAAACCCGCTCCTGGCACGAGTTGTTCACGAGCACCGAGCGATTGGCCAGGTGTTCGACGCTCAGCGCGACGATCCTCGGCTGCTCCCGGCTGAAGTCGCGGAGTACACCTGCGCTGGAAGGAGTGATCTGATCGAGGCTCTTCGCGCACGAGACCATGGACGCGCGCGTCAGCTCACGAGCGAGCAAATTCAGCGAGGCCGCAAACAGGTGATGGATCACCTTCGGAGAAAAGGGTGA
- a CDS encoding NAD(P)-dependent oxidoreductase, with protein sequence MKDYSHATNEFVRSLLQRAMNTNSVGLIGVGLLGSALANRLMKDGRGVHGFDTNEEQLQALSQCGGIACDSAAEVVQNCDVLILSLPTSDVVLSLVRQLRTDFEPSQIVVDTTTGDPQQMIAVGQSLAELGVSYLEATVAGSSAQVTAGEAALLLGGDAEVVESVKPLLAAITSKHFWFGPVGTASRFKLVHNLVLGLHRAVLAEGLVFAESLGFDPNQVLEILKQTPAASRVMEIKGRRMVEGDYGIQARLSQHLKDVRLILAEAERAGANTPLSRIHQTILEHAAELGFGDADNSAVIEAFRHPNDAEDS encoded by the coding sequence GTGAAGGACTATTCACACGCTACAAACGAATTCGTCCGGTCGTTACTGCAAAGAGCCATGAACACAAACTCTGTTGGACTAATTGGCGTCGGTTTATTGGGCTCTGCGCTTGCGAACCGATTGATGAAGGATGGACGCGGAGTCCACGGGTTCGACACCAACGAGGAACAACTGCAGGCCTTGAGCCAGTGCGGTGGCATCGCCTGCGATAGCGCGGCGGAAGTGGTTCAGAATTGCGATGTGCTGATTCTTTCTTTGCCAACCAGTGACGTAGTCCTTTCTTTGGTCCGGCAGCTTCGCACCGACTTCGAGCCGAGCCAGATTGTTGTTGATACAACGACTGGCGATCCGCAGCAGATGATTGCTGTCGGCCAATCGCTTGCGGAGCTTGGAGTGTCTTATCTTGAGGCGACGGTAGCCGGATCGAGTGCTCAGGTCACCGCGGGGGAGGCTGCTTTGTTGTTAGGTGGGGACGCCGAGGTTGTGGAAAGCGTGAAACCGTTGCTGGCGGCAATCACATCAAAGCACTTTTGGTTTGGACCAGTTGGTACAGCTTCACGATTTAAGTTGGTTCACAATCTGGTCCTGGGCCTGCATCGCGCGGTTCTGGCGGAAGGATTGGTGTTCGCGGAATCGCTCGGATTTGATCCCAATCAAGTCCTGGAGATTCTGAAACAGACACCGGCCGCATCACGTGTGATGGAAATCAAGGGAAGGCGGATGGTGGAAGGAGACTATGGGATTCAGGCCAGACTCTCTCAGCACCTCAAGGACGTGCGTCTGATCCTTGCTGAAGCCGAGCGAGCGGGAGCAAATACACCACTGAGTCGAATTCATCAAACGATTCTTGAACACGCCGCGGAGCTGGGGTTCGGTGACGCGGACAACAGCGCGGTGATTGAAGCGTTTCGACATCCAAACGACGCGGAGGATTCATAG
- a CDS encoding sodium:solute symporter family protein: MTLPVAATAGLHPIDGLVVVLYLIGITIMGIWMGRRITGLDDFFMPRKFGKGMMMMHAFGTGTASDQAVTVSSATFRTGLSGIWYQWLWLFVTPFYWLIAPIFRRFRAITTADVYELRYDRSVAVLFAIVGIASMCIKIGLMLKGAGALVDAGTGGLIDADVAIIAVTLMFVVYGAAGGLGAAIVTDYIQGILTIAFSFMLLPFILWEVGGMSGVRETISNDAMLSLVAPGKISWFFIIMMSFQALVGIVAQPFIMGVCAAGKTEWEGRVGIVGGNLIKRLCTAAWSITAIAAVAWYIQNGNAPSQLDTESLKRTADGIYGEVAYTFLPGLAPGLLGLFLAALLAGVMSSCDSFMISSAALFTENIYKPLRTEVSDKHCIWVGRLASILVVAGGVAFAFWVPSVVKALEIWFMIAPMMGLVFWIGLFWRRMTVAGAWATTVTGFFAWWVSTQPWFINGLGRIPGSQSLRLLWAEGDKIVVYLPWQILFYSLAASAVGIVVSLFTRPVSPDKLNRFYQLSRTPVQPGEEVLQPCTLPTTTQAVDRPMLIRAGGLEIPMPSRTSTIGFMTIWLFVGGIIGAFVWIVSSP, translated from the coding sequence GTGACATTGCCTGTCGCTGCTACTGCAGGCCTGCATCCGATCGACGGATTGGTGGTCGTGCTCTATTTGATAGGCATCACCATCATGGGCATATGGATGGGCCGGCGCATCACTGGGCTTGATGATTTCTTCATGCCTCGCAAGTTTGGCAAAGGCATGATGATGATGCACGCCTTCGGAACGGGGACAGCCTCCGACCAGGCAGTGACGGTTTCTTCGGCCACGTTTCGCACTGGTCTAAGTGGAATCTGGTATCAATGGCTTTGGCTGTTCGTCACGCCATTCTATTGGCTCATTGCACCAATCTTTAGGCGGTTTCGTGCAATTACCACTGCTGACGTTTACGAATTGCGCTACGACCGGAGCGTAGCGGTCCTCTTCGCCATCGTCGGAATCGCCAGCATGTGCATCAAGATCGGCCTGATGCTCAAAGGCGCTGGTGCTCTGGTGGATGCAGGAACGGGGGGCCTGATCGATGCTGATGTTGCGATCATTGCGGTGACTCTGATGTTCGTTGTCTATGGTGCAGCCGGTGGTTTAGGCGCAGCGATTGTGACGGACTACATTCAGGGCATTCTGACCATTGCATTCTCCTTTATGCTGTTGCCGTTCATCTTGTGGGAAGTCGGCGGCATGAGTGGCGTGCGGGAAACGATCAGCAACGATGCAATGCTTTCACTGGTCGCACCTGGCAAGATCTCATGGTTCTTTATCATCATGATGTCGTTCCAGGCTTTGGTGGGCATTGTCGCTCAACCGTTCATCATGGGCGTTTGCGCGGCTGGTAAGACCGAATGGGAAGGTCGAGTCGGCATCGTGGGCGGAAATCTAATCAAACGACTGTGTACAGCGGCTTGGTCGATCACGGCAATCGCAGCTGTTGCGTGGTACATCCAAAACGGAAACGCCCCCTCGCAACTCGACACAGAATCGCTCAAACGCACGGCTGATGGCATCTACGGCGAAGTGGCATACACCTTTCTGCCTGGCTTGGCGCCAGGACTACTCGGCTTGTTCTTGGCCGCGTTGTTGGCCGGAGTGATGAGTTCATGCGATTCCTTCATGATTAGCAGCGCCGCATTGTTCACAGAAAACATTTACAAGCCGCTTCGAACAGAAGTATCCGATAAGCACTGTATTTGGGTCGGTCGACTCGCTTCGATTCTGGTAGTCGCGGGTGGAGTCGCTTTCGCATTCTGGGTGCCAAGCGTCGTCAAGGCGTTGGAGATCTGGTTCATGATTGCCCCGATGATGGGGTTAGTCTTTTGGATCGGTCTGTTTTGGCGGCGGATGACGGTTGCGGGTGCCTGGGCCACAACCGTCACCGGATTTTTCGCGTGGTGGGTTTCGACGCAACCATGGTTCATCAATGGGTTGGGTCGAATACCAGGCAGCCAATCGCTTCGATTGCTGTGGGCCGAGGGCGACAAGATTGTTGTCTATCTGCCGTGGCAAATCCTCTTTTACAGTCTGGCCGCTTCCGCTGTCGGAATCGTGGTCAGCTTGTTTACGCGCCCCGTGAGCCCAGATAAATTGAATCGCTTCTACCAACTCAGTCGCACTCCCGTCCAACCTGGCGAGGAGGTGCTGCAGCCTTGCACGTTACCGACAACAACGCAGGCGGTTGATCGCCCAATGCTGATCAGGGCGGGCGGGTTGGAGATACCGATGCCGTCGCGGACGTCGACCATCGGGTTTATGACAATCTGGCTGTTTGTTGGAGGAATCATTGGTGCGTTTGTTTGGATCGTCTCATCACCATGA
- a CDS encoding Gfo/Idh/MocA family protein → MSKTSRRRFIRASTAISLSAMAYTNVAQAAARGQQPIVGFIGCGGRSKNLRRTFDDAARISWACDPDENRAKDLQKDTGAKHTTSDLRRVLDDKSVDAIVVATPDHWHAPAAIMGCEAGKHVYVEKPCSHNFLEGRLLVEAARRNQVVVQHGTQSRNNPLAVGAIQMLREGVIGNVLMAKAWNVQRRENIGRAEPTSPPAGVDYDMWVGPAEFMPYQANRFHYDWHWWHNFGTGDIGNDGAHEIDIARWGLGVDGLPSSASAIGGKYYFDDDQQFPDTATCAFQWPGDGSVGGRKQLMFEMRIWSKNYPHNCDTGVEFYGTKGMLFVSKRGKLELWDDSNKRATLSVDRFSNQSLGLPRNHQVDFLQAITENRKPAADIATGHDSVSLIHLANISVRTGRSLRIDPASETITNDEVANRLLSRDYRDGGHWAIPGGV, encoded by the coding sequence ATGTCTAAAACATCACGTCGACGGTTCATCCGCGCGAGCACTGCAATCAGCTTGTCGGCCATGGCTTACACCAACGTCGCTCAGGCAGCGGCTCGTGGTCAGCAGCCGATCGTGGGATTCATCGGCTGCGGTGGAAGATCGAAAAATCTGCGCCGAACTTTTGATGACGCAGCGCGAATCTCCTGGGCCTGTGATCCAGACGAGAATCGAGCGAAGGACCTTCAAAAGGATACCGGCGCAAAACACACCACCAGTGATCTGCGAAGAGTGCTGGACGACAAGTCTGTCGACGCGATCGTTGTTGCCACGCCCGACCACTGGCACGCGCCAGCGGCAATCATGGGGTGTGAAGCAGGCAAGCACGTCTACGTCGAGAAACCATGTAGTCACAATTTCCTTGAAGGCCGGTTGCTGGTCGAAGCTGCGCGACGCAACCAGGTCGTCGTTCAGCATGGCACTCAGAGCAGGAACAATCCGCTCGCGGTTGGGGCGATCCAGATGCTCCGCGAAGGTGTAATTGGCAATGTGCTCATGGCAAAGGCTTGGAACGTCCAACGACGCGAAAACATCGGTCGTGCAGAGCCAACATCACCACCAGCCGGTGTTGATTATGACATGTGGGTGGGGCCGGCCGAGTTTATGCCGTATCAAGCGAATCGATTCCACTACGACTGGCACTGGTGGCATAACTTTGGCACTGGCGATATCGGCAACGATGGAGCGCACGAAATCGACATCGCTCGCTGGGGATTAGGGGTGGACGGACTCCCTTCATCGGCCTCCGCGATTGGCGGCAAATACTACTTCGACGACGATCAGCAGTTCCCAGACACAGCCACTTGTGCTTTCCAATGGCCCGGCGATGGTAGCGTCGGCGGGCGAAAGCAACTGATGTTTGAGATGCGAATCTGGTCGAAGAACTATCCACACAATTGTGACACGGGCGTCGAGTTTTACGGGACCAAAGGAATGCTGTTCGTTAGCAAACGGGGCAAACTCGAATTGTGGGATGATTCAAATAAACGTGCTACTCTCTCCGTGGATCGTTTCAGCAATCAGTCGCTGGGGCTGCCAAGGAACCACCAAGTCGACTTCCTCCAGGCCATCACCGAGAACCGAAAGCCCGCAGCGGACATCGCCACCGGTCATGACTCCGTCTCACTGATTCACTTGGCAAATATATCTGTTCGCACCGGACGTTCCCTGCGAATCGATCCGGCATCAGAGACGATCACTAATGACGAAGTCGCCAACCGGTTGCTCTCAAGAGACTACCGCGATGGCGGTCACTGGGCCATTCCTGGCGGGGTGTAA
- a CDS encoding DUF6807 family protein translates to MRTSVFCIGVITILASSPAPAQDPANRADRVVFQQGDGEVLIQIDDKPIATYVYEDSEIPRPYFAHVKSPSGTQVTRNFPPGKGDRQDHADMHPGIWLAFGDLDGEDFWRNKGRVVHEGFTESPTGGPRFGSFSQRKAYQRADGRVVCVEDFRCVIRVLEEGYLLQWDSTFSSPEGNRFYFGDQEEMGLGIRVATEIAELKSGQISDSEGRRGAKQVWSQPSKWCDYSGTIGDERIGMTILCHPDNFRESWMHARNYGVIAANPFGRQAMKKGPKSRIEVSGDAGLRLQYGILLHGPTSDLDAVYRRYVDLSGSQN, encoded by the coding sequence ATGCGAACATCAGTTTTCTGTATTGGCGTTATCACCATTCTCGCTTCGTCGCCGGCGCCGGCTCAAGATCCAGCTAATCGTGCGGATCGAGTCGTCTTTCAGCAGGGCGATGGCGAAGTCTTGATCCAAATTGATGACAAACCGATTGCCACCTACGTGTACGAAGACTCAGAGATTCCCAGGCCCTACTTTGCTCACGTCAAATCGCCCAGTGGCACACAGGTCACTCGAAACTTTCCACCCGGAAAAGGTGACCGCCAGGATCACGCCGATATGCATCCGGGAATTTGGCTGGCTTTCGGTGATCTGGACGGTGAAGACTTCTGGCGCAACAAAGGTCGCGTGGTGCATGAAGGCTTCACCGAATCACCAACGGGTGGCCCGAGGTTTGGATCGTTCTCACAACGTAAAGCGTATCAACGAGCAGATGGACGGGTGGTGTGTGTGGAGGACTTCCGTTGCGTGATCCGAGTTTTGGAAGAAGGCTATCTACTGCAATGGGATTCGACGTTCTCATCCCCCGAAGGCAATCGTTTCTATTTTGGCGATCAGGAAGAAATGGGATTGGGAATTCGCGTTGCCACTGAGATTGCAGAGCTGAAGAGCGGTCAGATCAGTGACTCTGAAGGTCGCCGCGGAGCCAAGCAAGTTTGGAGCCAGCCATCAAAGTGGTGTGACTATAGCGGAACGATTGGCGACGAGAGAATTGGCATGACAATACTGTGTCACCCGGATAACTTTCGCGAGAGTTGGATGCACGCGCGAAACTACGGCGTGATCGCAGCAAATCCTTTCGGCCGCCAGGCGATGAAGAAGGGCCCCAAGAGCCGTATCGAAGTTTCAGGAGATGCAGGCTTGAGATTGCAGTATGGAATACTGCTACACGGACCAACGTCCGACCTGGATGCAGTTTATCGACGATACGTTGATCTGTCGGGAAGTCAAAACTGA
- a CDS encoding sulfatase: MKPSIVFLIAFLSVLPLRGQSEERPPNIVIIMADDLGWNGLGCYGSELAQTPCLDQLAAEGMRFTDAYALSQCLPTRAAIFSGQYGARTGLTSVETSSPGYAPMISPGRPKALEPEVYTLFEMLRDAGYKTGMSGKLHLGGPLNTNSALKNKNRGMEYLHDYGLQWAGTATPNRNDKNVSAITDDIIEFIEENRDGPFIAYAAHRSPHMPLEVPPSSVQRAVDRGFKRSSNPRGLFSERVTADYVAMIEYLDSSIGRITDKLDELGIAENTLLLFLSDNGGLTRVWKNDPLRGGKGQLYEGGVRVPFIVRWPTKVKAGSTCTAPVHVVDLFPTFMDLAGAQPRKDQILDGVSLVPLLKQTGSFARDAIFSHHPEYVVGYAKTPCSMVRKGNYKLIHYFGDYLDPTGCVPGGAGALYGRFILGSRTELYDLKQDPGETQNLANDMPQVAEELMADLESWWSSTGARMPMPNPNMDRSKWKWNKND; this comes from the coding sequence ATGAAACCCTCCATCGTTTTTCTGATAGCCTTCTTAAGCGTGCTTCCGCTTCGTGGACAATCCGAAGAAAGACCGCCCAACATTGTCATCATCATGGCTGATGACCTCGGCTGGAATGGCCTTGGATGCTATGGCTCCGAACTCGCACAGACACCTTGCCTTGACCAACTGGCAGCAGAAGGAATGCGGTTCACGGATGCCTATGCCTTGTCGCAATGCCTCCCGACCAGGGCGGCGATATTTTCCGGACAGTATGGTGCGCGAACCGGGCTGACATCGGTTGAGACTAGTTCACCCGGCTATGCGCCTATGATTTCCCCGGGCCGCCCCAAGGCTCTCGAACCTGAAGTTTACACCCTGTTTGAGATGCTGCGGGACGCCGGCTACAAAACCGGCATGAGCGGGAAGCTGCACCTTGGAGGGCCTCTCAATACGAATTCCGCATTGAAGAATAAAAATCGTGGAATGGAGTACTTACATGACTATGGCTTGCAATGGGCCGGGACGGCGACGCCAAATCGAAATGATAAAAATGTCAGCGCTATCACGGACGACATCATCGAGTTTATTGAAGAGAACCGTGATGGCCCATTCATCGCGTACGCTGCCCATCGTTCGCCACACATGCCGCTGGAGGTTCCGCCATCCAGTGTTCAACGGGCGGTTGACCGCGGGTTCAAGCGAAGCAGCAATCCTCGAGGTCTGTTTTCAGAACGGGTCACCGCCGACTACGTTGCCATGATCGAATATCTCGACAGTTCGATCGGACGGATCACTGACAAGTTGGACGAATTGGGCATCGCAGAAAACACGCTCTTGCTTTTCCTGTCCGACAATGGGGGCCTCACCCGGGTCTGGAAGAATGATCCGCTTCGCGGTGGAAAAGGGCAGCTTTATGAGGGGGGAGTCAGGGTGCCGTTCATTGTTCGCTGGCCGACCAAAGTGAAAGCTGGAAGCACTTGCACTGCCCCGGTGCACGTGGTCGACCTGTTCCCTACATTCATGGACCTGGCGGGAGCCCAGCCGAGGAAGGATCAAATTCTGGATGGCGTAAGTCTCGTTCCGCTACTCAAGCAAACAGGCTCTTTTGCACGCGATGCCATTTTTTCTCATCATCCAGAGTATGTGGTTGGCTACGCAAAGACACCTTGCTCTATGGTTCGCAAAGGAAACTATAAACTCATTCACTACTTCGGAGACTACCTTGATCCCACTGGCTGTGTGCCGGGCGGGGCAGGCGCTCTTTACGGGAGATTCATCCTCGGCAGCAGAACGGAGTTATACGATCTCAAGCAAGACCCAGGCGAAACCCAGAACCTCGCGAATGACATGCCCCAAGTGGCGGAAGAGCTGATGGCCGACCTCGAATCATGGTGGTCGTCAACCGGAGCAAGGATGCCAATGCCCAATCCAAACATGGATCGCAGCAAATGGAAATGGAACAAGAATGATTAG